The DNA region TGCTGACAAAATTTTTGATTCTCGGCTACAGCCTGGAAGAGGTCATCCAAGCTGTAACAAGCAGCGCAGCGAAGTGGCTCGGCAAGCCGGAGCTTGGAGAGATAAGGGTGGGACAGCAAGCCAACCTGACTTTGTTTGCACTGGAAGCAGGTGAGAAGCAGCTTAAGGATTCGGAAGGCGATGTTCGGGTTGCGCAGTACTATATTGAGGCTAAAGGAGTCTTTACGAATGGGTCATTCATTACAGGCTAGATATGGATTGAAACGGGTTATTAATGCCAGTGGAAGAATGAGCATCCTTGGTGTTTCCGCACCAACAGATTCGGTCATGGAGGCAATGAAGCAGGGCGGACAGCAGTACGTGGAAATTGCGGATCTTGTGGACAAATCCGGAGAATATATTGCACGACTGCTTGGTTCTGAAGGGGCGGTTGTCGTGAACTCGGCATCCAGCGGCATTGCGCTGTCGGTGGCAGCCTTTGTGACTTCCGGAGATCCAAGGCTCAGCCTTCGACTGCATCAGGAGCCGGTATTGAAAAATGAGATTATTATGCTGAAGGGCCATAACGTGCAATATGGAGCGCCGGTCGAAACCATGGTATTTCTTGGCGGAGGCAGAGTGGTGGAAGTTGGATATGCCAATGAAGGCCGCAAAGAGCATATTGAACAGGCGATTGGTGAACGCACCGCAGCCATTCTTTATGTCAAATCCCACCACGCCGTCCAGAAGAACATGATTTCTGTAGAGGAAGCGTGGGAGGTTGCAGTGCGCAGAGGAGTGCCACTGATCGTCGATGCGGCAGCGGAAGAGGATCTGCGCAAATATGTCCAGTATTCGGATCTGGCGATTTACAGCGGATCAAAAGCTATTGAAGGCCCTACCTCAGGCATCGTCGCCGGCAAAATGAAATATGTCGAGTGGCTAAAGGTACAGCTGCACGGGATCGGGCGCAGCATGAAGGTCGGCAAAGAGACCACCTTCGGGCTGCTTCAGGCTTTGGATGAATACCAGGACAAAGCCGACAACAGTGAACGGGAGAGACACGCGCTGGAGGCTCTTCAGCCGCTTGAGGGGCTTCCTGGAGTTTCAATCCGCATCGTGCAGGATGAAGCGGGCAGAGCGATTTTCCGTGGGCGCATCCAGATTGATTCCTCTGTTGCCGGAGTGGATGCGAGGCATGTTAATGATCGGCTGCGTGAAGGCGTAATTGCCGTATACACCAGGGATTATGGGGTTAAGCAGGGGTATTTCGATATTGATCCAAGGTCGCTTCAAGGTGATGATCTTCAGGTCATCGTCAGCAGAATACATGAAATCGTGGGGGGAAACAAGAATGAGTAATATTCTGCAGCGTCTATATAAGAACAGAGCCGCACTTAATGTACTGGCAGGCAGTATCGAGAACGCGAAGGAAGTGTACGAGGCTGCGGAAGGATATATTTTGGTAGGTGTGCTTTCCAAAAATTATGCTACGGCGGAGGAAGCGGCAGCCGCGATGACCCTATACGGTCAGACGATCGAGGACGCTGTATCCATCGGACTGGGGGCCGGAGACAATCGACAGGCGGCAGTTGTGGCGGAGATTGCCGCAAGTTACCCGGGAAGCCATATCAATCAGGTTTTTCCAGCAGTGGGGGCAACTCGTGCCAATCTGGGCGCCCGAGACAGCTGGATTAACAGCCTGGTCTCTCCCTGCGGGAAGCCGGGTTATGTGAATATATCGACCGGTCCCGTCAGCTCGGGGGCGGAGGAACAGGCCCTTGTTCCGGTTCATGCCGCCATTGCGCTGGTTCGTGACATGGGCGGCAATGCGCTGAAATATTATCCCATGCAGGGGTTGCAATTGGAGGAGGAGTACCGTGCTGTTGCCAAGGCCTGCGGGGAAGCCGGATTTGCCCTGGAGCCTACGGGCGGAATCGGCTTGGATAACTTCGGACCCATTTTGGAGATTGCACTTCAGGCTGGGGTGCCCCAGGTTATCCCGCATGTGTATTCATCTATTATTGATCCGCAGACGGGAAGTACGAACGTCCAGGATGTGGTCAGATTGCTTGAAACGATGAAATCTCTGGTGGACCGGTATGCCTAGGATTGCGGCTTTTGGTGAAGTAATGATGCGGCTGCAGGTCCCGGGCCATGAAACGCTGGTCCAGAGCAACAGGCTGGAGTATTCTTTTTCCGGCAGCGGGGTTAATGTAACGGCAGCACTGGCTGGGTACGGCCATAACGGTTCGCTTATTACTACCTTACCGGAAACACCGGTTGGCGAAGCGGCAATTGCTTACTTGCGTAAACTTGGGGTGGATACCTCACTAATTAGCCGGGGAGGCAAACAGCTGGGCATGTACTTTCTGGAGAATGGCTTTGGAGCCCGCCCCGGCAGAGTCACTTACACAGATCGGCTGGGCAGCAGCTTCAATACCGCGGAGGCAGGCAATTACGATATGGTTGCTCTTGCCTCCCGGATCGACGTTCTTCATTTATGCGGAATTACGCTGTCTATGAATGATGGTGTGCGCAAGCAAATGAAACAGCTTGCTGCGGAAGTGAAAAGAGCCGGGGGCAAAGTTGTTTTTGACTGCAATTACCGTCCAGCATTATGGGGAGCGGATGGCTATGCCAAGGCCCGCCCGCATTATGAAGAACTGCTGGAGCTGACGGACCTGGTGCTGATGAATGAGAAAGATGCACTGTTTATCCTTGGCTTTGGAGCTGGAGGATATGATAGAATGACACAGTTGAAGCAGGCGATTCCCGAAGTGGTTGAGCGCTTCGGAATCGGAACGGCAGCGGGAACCCACCGTGAGATTAACGCTGACCATACGCATTCCCTGACAGGATATATCTATCATCAAGGTACGTTTCTGTTTTCTCGCAAGCTGACTTTCCCGGTGTATGACCGGATCGGTGCCGGTGATGCCTTTGCCAGCGCCATCATTCATGGGGAATTGCAGCAATATCCGCAGCAGCAGACGGTCAATATGGCAGCGGCAGCAGCAATGCTGGCTCATACCACTCAAGGTGATACAGCGCTTTTTACCGAGAACGAGGTACTCCGAGCGCTGTCGGACCATACCTTAGATGTTGAAAGGTAGTGAACAACGAGTGTCTTTGAAACGCAAGCAAGGCCCTTTATATCAGCAAATCCAGAAAATACTCAAAGACCGGATTTTGCATGGCGTATATCCTTTAGGGAGCATCATCCCCTCCGAACCGCAGCTGGAGAAGGAATTTGGTGTCAGTAAAATGACGGTCCGCGGCGCGGTTCAGGAGCTTTCCCAGGAAGGTTATGTACAGAAGAAAAGCGGTATTGGAACGATTGTCATGCGCAATACCTCCCATCAGAAGCTCTCTAAGGGCAAACGGTTTACAGAGCTGCTCGTAGAAGAGGGACACAAGCTGGAAAAGAAACAGCTGAAATCCCAGTTAATTTCGAATGATGCCGGTACGGAGGAATATGACCGATACGGGCCGTATTGTCAGCGAATTGAACGGCTCTATATTTTGAATGGACAGCCTTATATTCATCTGATACACTTCTTGGCTGCAGCTGCATTGCCCGGTGGAGGTATAGCAGAAATGGTCACAAACATTCAGTCGCTGTATGACTCACTGGAGGAGAACGACATTGCGCTGGAAAACTTCAGAGACCGTTTCTTTGTAGAGAAGGCAACTCCTGAGGTGTGTCAGTTGCTGGAGATCCCACCAGGGACGCATGTGCTCAAACGCCTGCGTAACTCTTTCGATGGGGAAGGCAGACTCATTGAGCACAGTATCGGCTGCTATAACACAGAGCTTCATCACTATCTGGTCAATTACGATACTTGAAGCCGATTAAGCAGTTGCCGGATAGTTCGATAAGCAGCAGCCGTGTGGTTTGAAAGATGGCGTGTGAGCGGGGCATTGCAAACGGCTTAGTACTTTAGGGGAATTAAGGTTGGCCTGAATTGAGGCTTACACCAGCAGTAAACCACGGAATCCCGTGGTTTTTTTATTTTATCCGTAAAAGCTCTTGTTACGTAATACGGTTCGATATGAACATGTCTGGTACTAAATCCACAATTTACAAATTCACTAGAAACTTTTTCCTGAAACTAGCGTCTAATACTATGACTTTTTATGTAGGTAAACATTACTTGGGAGCAGAAGGAGCCAAAGACAAAGCATGAATCTGAAGAAGAAATTGTCCATTTTTACCGCTTTAGCCGTTATTCAAGCATTTGCAGTCGGTTCTGTGAGTGCGCAATCAACACCGCAAGATGACACAGCGTCAGTAAATACAGCCACAACAGAATCGGTTGAGGTGCTAAAGCAAGAGCAACCAATTGCAGAGCAAGAAGTGAAAACGGGTAGCAGTAACGCATCCAGCAGTACTCCGTCCACTAAGGTAAAAGAAAACGCAACTTCAGCAGCCACTGAGGCAACACCTAAAACAGATATCGAAAAATCCGCCATTGATGGCGAAGAGGAAGCTACTACAACCGAAACTAAAACGGGATCTACGATCCAGGAAGGAACCACTGAGGATGCTGAAACTCAAGCTACACCTGCTCAAATAGAGCAACCATCCATTGATGGAAATTCTGCCGTAGCAGCAGGTGGCAATCTGACGTTGTACATGAATAGCAACAAAATGGAGCAGGATGGCAAAACGTATCTTGCTGGCCAGCCAATGACTGTAAAAAACGGTGTATCCTATGTTGCGATCCGCGCACTCGTGGACCGTGTGGGATACGGGGTCAAATACGATAACAAAACCAAGGAAACCATCATCATCAGTGGTGCTAATGAGCTCCGATTCAAAACCAACAGCACGGTCTATACCGTAAATGGAGAGTCCAGAACGATGAAGGGCCCTGCTTATCAGCAAAAAAATACGTTT from Paenibacillus sp. JNUCC-31 includes:
- a CDS encoding DgaE family pyridoxal phosphate-dependent ammonia lyase — its product is MGHSLQARYGLKRVINASGRMSILGVSAPTDSVMEAMKQGGQQYVEIADLVDKSGEYIARLLGSEGAVVVNSASSGIALSVAAFVTSGDPRLSLRLHQEPVLKNEIIMLKGHNVQYGAPVETMVFLGGGRVVEVGYANEGRKEHIEQAIGERTAAILYVKSHHAVQKNMISVEEAWEVAVRRGVPLIVDAAAEEDLRKYVQYSDLAIYSGSKAIEGPTSGIVAGKMKYVEWLKVQLHGIGRSMKVGKETTFGLLQALDEYQDKADNSERERHALEALQPLEGLPGVSIRIVQDEAGRAIFRGRIQIDSSVAGVDARHVNDRLREGVIAVYTRDYGVKQGYFDIDPRSLQGDDLQVIVSRIHEIVGGNKNE
- a CDS encoding sugar kinase, producing MPRIAAFGEVMMRLQVPGHETLVQSNRLEYSFSGSGVNVTAALAGYGHNGSLITTLPETPVGEAAIAYLRKLGVDTSLISRGGKQLGMYFLENGFGARPGRVTYTDRLGSSFNTAEAGNYDMVALASRIDVLHLCGITLSMNDGVRKQMKQLAAEVKRAGGKVVFDCNYRPALWGADGYAKARPHYEELLELTDLVLMNEKDALFILGFGAGGYDRMTQLKQAIPEVVERFGIGTAAGTHREINADHTHSLTGYIYHQGTFLFSRKLTFPVYDRIGAGDAFASAIIHGELQQYPQQQTVNMAAAAAMLAHTTQGDTALFTENEVLRALSDHTLDVER
- the dagF gene encoding 2-dehydro-3-deoxy-phosphogluconate aldolase, whose product is MSNILQRLYKNRAALNVLAGSIENAKEVYEAAEGYILVGVLSKNYATAEEAAAAMTLYGQTIEDAVSIGLGAGDNRQAAVVAEIAASYPGSHINQVFPAVGATRANLGARDSWINSLVSPCGKPGYVNISTGPVSSGAEEQALVPVHAAIALVRDMGGNALKYYPMQGLQLEEEYRAVAKACGEAGFALEPTGGIGLDNFGPILEIALQAGVPQVIPHVYSSIIDPQTGSTNVQDVVRLLETMKSLVDRYA
- a CDS encoding GntR family transcriptional regulator produces the protein MSLKRKQGPLYQQIQKILKDRILHGVYPLGSIIPSEPQLEKEFGVSKMTVRGAVQELSQEGYVQKKSGIGTIVMRNTSHQKLSKGKRFTELLVEEGHKLEKKQLKSQLISNDAGTEEYDRYGPYCQRIERLYILNGQPYIHLIHFLAAAALPGGGIAEMVTNIQSLYDSLEENDIALENFRDRFFVEKATPEVCQLLEIPPGTHVLKRLRNSFDGEGRLIEHSIGCYNTELHHYLVNYDT